TTAAGCATGATTGCTACTTCCGTATTTAGTATCGTCGGTTATCCTGGAGTAGGCGTAGCCAAGTGAGCCAGTTAGTTCTATAACTGTGGCAGCTATATCCGTTCATCAGTGCTGAGGACTTGGCACTCGTCACTCAGAACTGTTTCGGTGAGTCAGTAGTGAGACGACATGACCAAAGCTTGTAATCCCGATCATCACTCCCAATCCCCCCGTATTCATGATCAAAGTCAATGGTTACTGATTTTAAGTCGTAGTGGCATTGCCTTAAGCGGAATTCTGCTAGTTGGATTTGTATGCGGTGCTTGGCGACTGTGGAGTTTTATTCATAAAGAGTTAGTGCCACTGGCCCAAAGCAATATTACTACTACACTGAACCGTCCAGTCAAACTGGGGGAAGTCAAAGAACTTTCGCTTACGGGAGTCAAGTTTGGGACTTCAGCCATTCCAGCAACACCTACAGATCCCGACAGGGTGACAGTCGAGGTTGTGGAAGTAGGTTTTGACCCATTGCAGTTGCTATTGAGTCGGAGGCTAAAGCTGGATGTCACTTTGGTCAACCCGAATGTTTACATTGAACAGGATGAACAAGGGCGCTGGATTGTCACAAGCATAACGCCGCCAGGTAAACAGGGAGCAATTAAAACTGATTTGGACAAACTGCGGTTTCGTAATGCCAAGCTGGTGTTGGTACCGCAGCAGAGGAAAGTAGGGGAAGTAGGGGGAGAAAATACTGCCTCATCTTCCCCCACTTCCTCATCTCCCTCTCCCGTTGCATTTTCACAAATCAACGGAATTGCCCAACTCTTAAAAAACAACCAACTCATTAAATTTAATTTGGGTGGGCAACCAGATAGTGGTGGGAGCATTTCTATACAGGGAGACCTTAGTCCAAAGACACAAGAAGTTAACTTAGAGTTGCTGCGAGCGAAAAATTTTCTTGCTGCTGATGTTTCTCGCCTCGTTAAGTTACCTGTGGAATTACAGGCAGGTCGAGTTCAGGGTGAGTTGAAAATTCTCAACATCCAACTGAAACAAAAACAGCAAAACCCGCTCATTTTTGGTAATGCGAATGTGCAAGGGGTTCAACTTCAAGTACCCCGAGTGCCACAACCGTTTATCAATTCTCAAGGGAACCTAAGCTTTCAAGGAAACCAGATTCAGTTAGAGAATGTCACCGCTGGTTATGGCAAAATTCCCTTAATAGCGAACGGCATTGTTGACTCCAAAGCAGGCTACAAGTTAGCAGCGCGTGTGAATTCGGTGAATGTGGCAAGTGCCAGAGAAACTCTCAACGTAAAATTGCCCATCCCAACAATTGGAGAAGTCAAAGCAGATTTACAGCTTGTTGGACAAATTACTCATCCTATTCTCTCCGGTACAGTTGCCACGATCAAAAGAGCAAAAATTGACAAAGTTGATTTTAATAGTATCCGCGCCCAGTTTGAGTTCTCTCCTGTTGCTTCTATCATTAATGTTAAAAATATTCAAGGCAAAGCCACAGTAGGCGGTGAAATTACAGGCGCTGGGACGATTCAATTTGTGAACAAAATCCCCAAGTTGAACTTTAATGCAACAGCAAAGAACGTTCCAGGGGATGCAATTGCCCTTCTTTACGACACAAAACCAGCATTCAAAATTGGTAATGTCTTAGGTACAGCTCAACTGACTGGCACTGAAGACAATATTCAAACAACAGTGCAATGGCAAGCACCCCAAGCAACCTACCCCGGAAGCGGAGAAACTATCGTCGCCCCAGACAAAACTGTCTCTTTCCGTAATGTTGCTCTCAGCGTCGCTGGTGGTACAGTGCGGGTTGCTGGGAGTTGGGCTAATCAGCATTGGCAAGCAGTCGCCGATGCTTCCCAAGTCCAGGTGCAACGTTTTGTCAACTCCAATCAACTACAAAACGTATCTCTTGACGACGCACGCTTCAACGGTCGTCTCATCCTCTCAGGAACCTCAGCCCCATTTACAATTGCCAAAATTCGTCCAGAGAACGCAAAAGTTCGCCTTGCGGGTGGCACAGTTGGTATTTCTAACATTCAATTTGGCGAGCAAAGCTTTTCTGCCCAATTAGTTGCTAACGGTGTGCAGTTGGGGCGCTTGCTAAAACAAGCGCCCCAAACAATAAGCGGACCATTAGCGGGTCAGTTCCAAGTCTCCGGAAATACAGACGCTTTCAACCTCAAAACCTTACGTGCCACTGGCAAGGGACGCCTATTGGTTGGTGGTGGCACAGTGACAGCTGACAATATTGAAGTGGCAGATGGGTTGTATAAAGCGCAACTACAAGCCAATGATGTAAACTTGCGACAATTAGCACAATTACCCAAGCAATTTCAGGGAAGGTTAACTGGTCAATTCAACGTTGCTGGTTCAGTTGAATCCTTCCAACCACAAGCTGTTGTAGCCACGGGACAAGCACGCGTTAATTTTGGTAGTGGCACAGTCACGGCTTCTAATATTCAACTAGCGGATGGTCAATATCAAGCACAACTGCAAGCAAAAAATGTACCAATGCAGCGATTGACACAATTACCACCGCAGTTTCACGTAAATTTGACAGGTCAGTTCAATGTTACAGGTGTAGCTGGTTCTTCTGCGCTACAAGCTATGAAAGCCACTGGTCAGGCACGACTTAATGTTGCAGGTGGCACAGTGACCGCTGACCAGATCCAAGTGGCAGACGGTCGTTATCAGGCTATGGTTGATGCTTCTGGTGTGAAATTAAAACGATTGTCGCCGCAGTTGCAGGGTCAGTTTGGCGGGAGGATGCAGGTCGCAGGCACGGTAGAGACGCCCCATGGGGCGTCTCTACAGAATGTGCGTGCCTCTGGTCAGGTGCAGTTTTCCCAAGGTATTGCTGGCATTGAGCAACCACTGACAGCCGTGGTTGGCTGGGATGGACAAAAGCTGCTTGTCGAGAGAGCCACATCCTCAGATTTGAATGCCAATGGTTACATAGTTGTAGAGACGCGCCATGGCGCGTCTGGTTTACCAGAAATTACTGAATTAAATCTCAACGTTCAGGCACAAAATTACAATCTGCAAAAGTTGCCAATGCAGTTGCCCAATGCTGTAGCTTTAGCCGGGAAAGCTGATTTTGGCGGAAGAATCAGCGGCAAGCTAGCAGTGCCAAATATACAAGGGCAACTGAGGTTGCGAGATTTCATGGTGAATCAACTCCCTTTTGAGCCGGTATTAACTGGAAACATCGAGTTGGTACAGGGACAGGGTTTAAATTTAGATGTCGCAGGCAACCGGGACCGCATTGCTCTCAACGCAGACCCCAAAAATCGACGTACAGACGTTCCATGGAACGTCTCTACATTCTTGGTGCGATGGCAGGATGCATTAGCAAGCGGTCAAACTCAAGGGGATAATTTGGCAATGAAAGTGGAAAACTTCCCCTTGGCGATATTGAATTTGACTCCACCTCCTAATACTCACCTTGGTAGGGGTGCAATTGCTGGATTTTTGACTGGGGATTTTCAGGTCAATCAAAAGACATTTGCGGCAGTTGGGGATATTGCAATTGCCAAGCCTCAACTTGGTCACATCAAAGGCGATCACCTCAATGCACAGTTTCGCTATGGTGATGGTCAGACAAGTATCACAAAAGGCGAATTTGTCAAAGGTGTCAGTCGCTACGCCTTAGCAGGAACTTTGACCCAAACTCCTCAAGGTCCGCAAATCAAAGGTAAACTTAACGTTACCCAAGGTGAAGTTCAAGATGTCCTGACTGCATTACAGTTATATGAATTACAAGATGTCCAACGCGGTTTGACACAGCCCAACTCCGGTACAGCAGAGGATTTGAGTTCCACTAAGTCAGTAGGGTTTTCCGAGCAGCCTTTGCTTACCCAACTTCAACGCTTGGCTGAAATTGAAGATCTGTTGGTAAAACAGCAACAACAGCGGCGTGAAGCTTCTCCCATACCGGATTTGGCAGATTTAAACGGAACTTTCAATGGCGAAGTATCTATCGATACTGCAGCAGCTAACGGACTGGATGTGAGCTTTCATTTAAACGGTCAAAACTTTGTTTGGGGGAGGGGAGATGAACCGGAAGGTTTGTATAAAGCAGACCAGGTGATTGCTCAAGGCAGATTTGAAAACGGTGTTCTCAAGTTGCTACCTTTGCGAATTGAGTCTAAGAACAGGCTCATCGCTTTCACAGGTAACATTGGCGGTGATGAACAATCTGGTCAATTGCGGGTTCTCAATTTCCCTGTAGAAGTACTCAATAATTTTGTCAAACTGCCAGTTGGTTTAACAGGTCATCTCAACGGTACAGCAGCTTTAGCTGGGAGCATTGACAATCCACAGGCAAAGGGAGAATTGCAAATCACTGAGGGGACTCTCAATCAAAAAGGAGTAGACTCAGCGACTGCCAGTTTCAGTTATACCAATGGTCGCTTGAACTTCGGCAGTCACGTTCTGGTTGCTAGCTCAGAACCGGTGAAAGTTGCTGGTAGCATACCCTACCAACTGCCTTTTGCTTCCGTAAAGTCAGACAACGATAAAATTAATCTGGATGTGAAAGTGAAAAATGAAGGACTGGCAGTCTTAAACCTGTTGACTAACCAAGTAGCCTTTGAAAAAGGTGAGGGAGAAATAGACCTCATAGTGCGGGGAACAAAACAACAGCCGATACTAGATGGAATTGCCACTGTCAACAATGCCACCTTTTCATCTCAAGCTTTACCAGGAAAGCTGACAGATATTACAGGAAAAGTACAATTTGATTTAGACCGCATCACCGTACAAAATCTTCAGGGTAAGTATAATAACCAAGGAAAAGTAGAGGCAAAAGGGGAGATTCCTGTCGCTAGTCAAGAAATGAACATAGACAATCCCCTAAGCGTTACCCTTGACCAATTGGCTTTGAATCTTAAGGGGCTTTATCAAGGAGGAGCCAGCGGTAACTTGCAAGTGACTGGTTCCGCTCTTAACCCAATGATTGGCGGTCAATTACAGTTAGCTGATGGTGAAGTGCTACTCGCAGAATCCACAAATGGCAGTAATCCAGAAGATAGCAATATAGATGTCTCACGCATAAAACAGACAAAGCAGGATACTCCTAAGACTGACAATGCAGTCACTAAATTTAATCACCTAGAGTTGCAGCTAGGCAAAAACATAGAAATAACCCGTCCACCCATGTTTAGTTTCCGGGCGACTGGTATCCTGACCCTCAACGGTTCGTTAAATGAGCCAATACCAGAGGGAACTATCCGGCTTAAGGAAGGAAGTGTAAATTTATTTACGACTCGGTTTAATCTAGTGCGTGGCTATGGGCATAAGGCTATTTTTAGAGAAAATCAACCTCGCGACCCCGAGTTAGACATCCAGTTATTTGCCAAAGTACTCGACGTTATTCAAACTACTGACCTCAACAAACCCAATATCACAGGGTTGGCAGCCCTAGAAACTGTTCGTGTCGAAGCAAATATTCAAGGTTCTGCCAGTAAGCTGGATGAAAATCTCGAACTGAGAAGCTCTCCCGTACGCAACGAAACAGAAATTGTTGCCCTACTTGGGGGTGGATTTGTAGATACCCAAGAACGAGGCAACGACACTACCTTAGGATTAATTAATATAGCAGGTTCGGCTGTGCTGAACAATCTTCAGGAGCCTCTCAACCAGATTGGAACTGCATTGGGCTTAAGCGAGCTGCGTCTATTCCCAACTATTATCTCCGACACTCTGGAAGCAGGTAGGAGCAGTTCAAGTTTAGAGTTGGCAGCAGAGGCTGGACTTGATATAACTCAAAGAATTTCTGTTTCCACCCTCAAGATTTTGACAAATAGCGACCCCTTCCAATGGGGTATTAACTATCGGCTGAACGATGAGGTTCGTCTCCGTGCGACGACTAATTTTAATGATGACAATCGCGGAATCATTGAATATCAAAAGCGGTTTTAAGTCATAATGGATTTCAATGGCAACGGTTTTTGAGAAACACAATTTTTTGGTTTCATAGATTTTTGGCAAAAGTGTAATTAAGGGATATTTAGAACCACAGATGCACACAGATGGACACAGATGATTTATCCGTGTGCATCTGTGGTTTCATTTTTATAAATTTGATTGTATGCAAGAGGTTTAATATTTAAGGACTCCATCTTCCATATAAGCAACTCGATCAGCCAAATCTAAAATCCGGGGATCATGGGTCACAATCAAGACTGTGCAACCTTGTTCTTTTGCCAATTGGCGCAGTAACTGCATGACCACATGTCCGCTGTGAGAGTCTAAAGCAGCCGTTGGCTCATCTGCCAAAATTAACTGTGGATGACCAGTTAAAGCACGGGCGATCGCCACTCGTTGTTTCTGTCCTCCCGACAAATCGCGAGGCAGTTGCTTTGCTTTATCCCCGATTTCAACTTGTTCCAATAAGGCTTGTGCTTCCTTACGTGCTAACTTTCCGCGAATACCTTTGACATTCAAGGCTGCTTCCACATTCTCAATAGCCGTCATTGCTGGAAACAAGTTAAAATCCTGAAAAATAAAGCCAATTTGGTGCCTTCGGAACCGAGCCAGTTGAGTTCGAGACATTCTGGTAATCTCTTGCCCAAGTAGATACACACTGCCAGCTGTCGGAGTCAGCAGTCCAGCTAAAATTGTCAGTAAGGTCGTTTTCCCCGATCCAGAAGGTCCCATCAAAATTTCTATATCGCCCTTTTGGATTTCCCAGTCAATTTCTTTAAGGATGTGTAGGCGCTGCTGCTTGGAATGGATGACCATTTCCACTCCCTCAGCAACAATTGCGCCTGTTGCGGTGGAACTCATTTGATATCCGCTCTTGGCATCATCAGATGGAATATTAGAATCATCCATCTGCTCATATTCTTGGGGCATACACACTTTTCAATTGTTCAGTAAATATTTGTTGTGTACTTTCGACTGCTGAATAATCACTTTTTGAGTTGTTTATTTGCGTAATGGCTGCCAAGAAAACTATCCTTTAAAGACAATCGCTGGATCAACACGAGTCACCTTTTGAATGGCAAAAACAGCAGAACAGACACACATCACCACTGTAATTCCGAAAACAGCGATCGCTGATACAGGTGTAATTAGAATGACAATTCCCTGGGTAGTTGATGTCCAAGCTGCCACTCCTAAGCAAAGAGCTATTCCCGGTAGATACCCTAAAATTGCCATCCATAGGGCTTGCTCAATAATCACATTGTAAATAAACCAATCAGATGCCCCCATTGCTTTGAGCGTACCAAACTCTTTTATGTGGTCTGTGACAGAAGCGTAGAGAATTTGACTAACGACAACTGCCCCAACAACAACGCCAACCACTGCACCAAGACCAAGAATAAATCCAATTCCAGAACGTTCCTGCCAGTAAATCTGTGTTATTTCAGCTATCTCCTCGCGAGTGTAGGCAGTGGTTTCTGGCAAAGCTTGTTCTAAATCCCGCTTGAGTTTATCTATGTTTTGACCAGGTTTTGCTTTAATCAAAACAAAGCTAATTGAATCGGTTGATGTTAACTCGCGAGCAGTATCAGACGTGGAGGAAGGCGCGTTACTTGCAGAAGATACCGACTGCGAATCTCGATTTATATAAGTATTGGCACTCACCACAGAGGTGAACATCAAAGTACCAAAGATAATAGATTGAGTTCCTTTGGTGAAACCGACTAACTTTGCCGGAATGTCGTTAATTTTT
The sequence above is a segment of the Mastigocladopsis repens PCC 10914 genome. Coding sequences within it:
- a CDS encoding ABC transporter ATP-binding protein, producing the protein MPQEYEQMDDSNIPSDDAKSGYQMSSTATGAIVAEGVEMVIHSKQQRLHILKEIDWEIQKGDIEILMGPSGSGKTTLLTILAGLLTPTAGSVYLLGQEITRMSRTQLARFRRHQIGFIFQDFNLFPAMTAIENVEAALNVKGIRGKLARKEAQALLEQVEIGDKAKQLPRDLSGGQKQRVAIARALTGHPQLILADEPTAALDSHSGHVVMQLLRQLAKEQGCTVLIVTHDPRILDLADRVAYMEDGVLKY
- a CDS encoding FtsX-like permease family protein, with the protein product MASIARKNLLEDIPRFLVAQAGIMFAVSLVTIQTGLQYGFARSSSLLIDQSRADIWVASKNMQHLGLTLPIPYERVAQAQELAGVERAEAVIIRGTVWHEEESDEITSVTLVGAQPNGMLFSPSNITQGSLNDLKEPYRFIIDKTNLKSIHLQQLGEVGKINDIPAKLVGFTKGTQSIIFGTLMFTSVVSANTYINRDSQSVSSASNAPSSTSDTARELTSTDSISFVLIKAKPGQNIDKLKRDLEQALPETTAYTREEIAEITQIYWQERSGIGFILGLGAVVGVVVGAVVVSQILYASVTDHIKEFGTLKAMGASDWFIYNVIIEQALWMAILGYLPGIALCLGVAAWTSTTQGIVILITPVSAIAVFGITVVMCVCSAVFAIQKVTRVDPAIVFKG
- a CDS encoding translocation/assembly module TamB encodes the protein MTKACNPDHHSQSPRIHDQSQWLLILSRSGIALSGILLVGFVCGAWRLWSFIHKELVPLAQSNITTTLNRPVKLGEVKELSLTGVKFGTSAIPATPTDPDRVTVEVVEVGFDPLQLLLSRRLKLDVTLVNPNVYIEQDEQGRWIVTSITPPGKQGAIKTDLDKLRFRNAKLVLVPQQRKVGEVGGENTASSSPTSSSPSPVAFSQINGIAQLLKNNQLIKFNLGGQPDSGGSISIQGDLSPKTQEVNLELLRAKNFLAADVSRLVKLPVELQAGRVQGELKILNIQLKQKQQNPLIFGNANVQGVQLQVPRVPQPFINSQGNLSFQGNQIQLENVTAGYGKIPLIANGIVDSKAGYKLAARVNSVNVASARETLNVKLPIPTIGEVKADLQLVGQITHPILSGTVATIKRAKIDKVDFNSIRAQFEFSPVASIINVKNIQGKATVGGEITGAGTIQFVNKIPKLNFNATAKNVPGDAIALLYDTKPAFKIGNVLGTAQLTGTEDNIQTTVQWQAPQATYPGSGETIVAPDKTVSFRNVALSVAGGTVRVAGSWANQHWQAVADASQVQVQRFVNSNQLQNVSLDDARFNGRLILSGTSAPFTIAKIRPENAKVRLAGGTVGISNIQFGEQSFSAQLVANGVQLGRLLKQAPQTISGPLAGQFQVSGNTDAFNLKTLRATGKGRLLVGGGTVTADNIEVADGLYKAQLQANDVNLRQLAQLPKQFQGRLTGQFNVAGSVESFQPQAVVATGQARVNFGSGTVTASNIQLADGQYQAQLQAKNVPMQRLTQLPPQFHVNLTGQFNVTGVAGSSALQAMKATGQARLNVAGGTVTADQIQVADGRYQAMVDASGVKLKRLSPQLQGQFGGRMQVAGTVETPHGASLQNVRASGQVQFSQGIAGIEQPLTAVVGWDGQKLLVERATSSDLNANGYIVVETRHGASGLPEITELNLNVQAQNYNLQKLPMQLPNAVALAGKADFGGRISGKLAVPNIQGQLRLRDFMVNQLPFEPVLTGNIELVQGQGLNLDVAGNRDRIALNADPKNRRTDVPWNVSTFLVRWQDALASGQTQGDNLAMKVENFPLAILNLTPPPNTHLGRGAIAGFLTGDFQVNQKTFAAVGDIAIAKPQLGHIKGDHLNAQFRYGDGQTSITKGEFVKGVSRYALAGTLTQTPQGPQIKGKLNVTQGEVQDVLTALQLYELQDVQRGLTQPNSGTAEDLSSTKSVGFSEQPLLTQLQRLAEIEDLLVKQQQQRREASPIPDLADLNGTFNGEVSIDTAAANGLDVSFHLNGQNFVWGRGDEPEGLYKADQVIAQGRFENGVLKLLPLRIESKNRLIAFTGNIGGDEQSGQLRVLNFPVEVLNNFVKLPVGLTGHLNGTAALAGSIDNPQAKGELQITEGTLNQKGVDSATASFSYTNGRLNFGSHVLVASSEPVKVAGSIPYQLPFASVKSDNDKINLDVKVKNEGLAVLNLLTNQVAFEKGEGEIDLIVRGTKQQPILDGIATVNNATFSSQALPGKLTDITGKVQFDLDRITVQNLQGKYNNQGKVEAKGEIPVASQEMNIDNPLSVTLDQLALNLKGLYQGGASGNLQVTGSALNPMIGGQLQLADGEVLLAESTNGSNPEDSNIDVSRIKQTKQDTPKTDNAVTKFNHLELQLGKNIEITRPPMFSFRATGILTLNGSLNEPIPEGTIRLKEGSVNLFTTRFNLVRGYGHKAIFRENQPRDPELDIQLFAKVLDVIQTTDLNKPNITGLAALETVRVEANIQGSASKLDENLELRSSPVRNETEIVALLGGGFVDTQERGNDTTLGLINIAGSAVLNNLQEPLNQIGTALGLSELRLFPTIISDTLEAGRSSSSLELAAEAGLDITQRISVSTLKILTNSDPFQWGINYRLNDEVRLRATTNFNDDNRGIIEYQKRF